A genomic region of Cryptococcus neoformans var. grubii H99 chromosome 13, complete sequence contains the following coding sequences:
- a CDS encoding glutamate-cysteine ligase catalytic subunit, variant produces the protein MGLLALGTPLTWEQTKPLADHIRDHGITQFLNTWDRWKDKAGKGLLWGDEIEYMVASFDDEQKTARLSLRQTEILNKLKSVTLDPALEKFKPSECASIPTFHPEYGRYMLESTPGSPFSGTPSSLVSVEADMRFRRQIIRSHLKAHELPITLTSWARLGVKDSAFTDPETKPDTENSSSRSEYVGELLTNPHARFPTLTANIRQRRGSKVDIRLPLFIDENTLIPNGCSRPPLSTISPPGPAKPFPGFPYIHMDAMAFGMGCCCLQITFQAWNVDEARKVYDALVPVAPIMLAMTAASPAFKGQLADVDARWNVIAASVDDRTDEERGLKPLRENTYRVPKSRYDSVDLYIANDERNKPEYHDIDVPVNQKVRQRLLEHGIDDKLASHIGHLFIRDPLVQFSETIEQDDEESMDHFENIQSTNWQTIRFKPPPVDSPIGWRVEFRSMEVQMTDFENAAFSIFIVLLTRAILSFNLNFYMPISKVDENMQRSQQRNAAAANKFFFRRNVFPLDHPYSRFDYHSRPVSPPVPGSPTVLTPQNSNHLLPNGNNTTNGHAHRPNHERESSAASSCSTPINDEIGDEFDEMTLDEVINGNGDNFPGLLGVVNAYLNSLNVDVCTKCDLRKYLDLIKYRAKGDLVTPATWIRRFITSHPTYKKDSIVNDEINYDLVKAVDEIERGVRHAPELLGKNYVGSGPTGCL, from the exons ATGGGTCTCCTCGCACTTGGAACGCCGCTCACATGGGAGCAGACGAAGCCTCTCGCGGATCATATTCGTGACCACGGTATCACGCAGTTCTTAAACACTTGGGATCGGTGGAAGGACAAGGCTGGCAAAGGGCTCTTATGGGGTGATGAA ATCGAGTACATGGTCGCATCGTTCGATGATGAACAGAAGACGGCAAGGTTAAGCTTGCGTCAAACGGAAATCCTAAATAAATTGAAAAGCGTGACTCTTGACCCTGCTCTTGAAAAATTCAAGCCTTCTGAGTG CGCGTCTATTCCCACTTTCCATCCCGAATACGGACGATACATGCTTGAATCTACTCCAGGCAGCCCCTTTTCCGGCACGCCTTCATCACTCGTCTCTGTCGAAGCGGACATGCGATTCCGTCGCCAGATCATCCGATCCCACTTGAAGGCACACGAGCTTCCCATCACTCTCACCTCTTGGGCCAGGTTGGGTGTGAAGGATAGCGCGTTCACCGACCCGGAGACTAAGCCGGACACAGAAAATAGCAGCAGCCGGAGCGAATATGTGGGGGAGTTGTTGACAAACCCTCACGCGAGGTTCCC CACTCTTACGGCTAACATTCGACAGCGAAGAGGGAGCAAAGTCGATATTCGACTCCCGTTGTTTATCGATGAGAACACTCTCATCCCCAATGGGTGCTCAAGGCCCCCTCTCTCCACTATAAGCCCTC CTGGCCCAGCCAAACCCTTTCCTGGCTTCCCTTACATTCACATGGATGCGATGGCTTTTGGTATGGGGTGTTGTTGCTTGCAAATCACTTTCCAAGCATGGAATGTAGACGAAGCCCGAAAGGTCTATGACGCATTAGTCCCTGTGGCTCCTATCATG CTTGCTATGACAGCCGCAAGCCCAGCGTTCAAGGGACAGCTGGCGGATGTAGATGCGAGATGGAACGTGATTGCAGCGAGTGTGGATGACCGAACTGATGAAGAGAGGGGTCTCAAG CCACTTAGGGAGAATACTTACCGCGTGCCAAAATCTCGATACGACTCTGTTGACCTTTACATTGCCAACGATGAGCGTAACAAGCCTGAGTATCATGACATTGATGTACCAGTGAACCAAAAAGTCCGACAAAGGCTTTTAGAACACG GCATCGATGATAAGCTTGCCAGTCATATCGGCCACCTCTTTATCCGCGATCCCCTTGTGCAGTTCTCTGAAACCATCGAGcaggatgacgaagagtCAATGGACCACTTTGAAAACATCCAATCCACCAATTGGCAAACGATAAGGTTTAAGCCTCCACCTGTCGACTCACCTATCGGCTGGAGAGTTGAGTTTAGGAGTATGGAGGTACAAATGACCGACTTTGAGAATGCGGCATTCTCTATCTTTATCGTGCTCCTCACAAGGGCTATTCTCAGCTTCAACCTCAATTTCTACATGCCCATATCAAAG GTGGATGAAAACATGCAACGTTCTCAACAACGTAATGCAGCTGCAGCTAAcaaattcttcttccgacgCAACGTCTTCCCTCTGGACCACCCTTACTCCCGATTCGATTACCATTCCCGCCCTGTCTCCCCTCCTGTCCCCGGATCGCCCACTGTTTTAACCCCTCAAAACTccaatcatctccttcctaACGGTAATAATACCACCAACGGCCACGCCCATCGACCAAACCACGAGCGCGAATCTTCCGCTGCGTCGTCATGCAGTACACCAATCAACGATGAAATTGGGGATGAGTTTGATGAGATGACGTTGGACGAGGTTATCAATGGAAATGGAGACAATTTCCCAGGGTTGTTGGGTGTAGTGAATGCGTATTTGAACTCGCTCAATGTGGATGTGTGCACAAAATGTGACTTGCGGAAATATCTCGACCTAATCAAGTATCGAGCAAAAG GCGATCTCGTCACCCCTGCCACCTGGATCAGACGGTTCATTACATCTCATCCCACATACAAGAAAGACTCAATTGTTAACGATGAGATCAATTACGACCTTGTCAAGGCTGTGGATGAGAT TGAGCGCGGTGTTCGACATGCTCCAGAGTTGTTGGGCAAAAACTACGTTGGATCCGGTCCCACTGGGTGTCTCTAA
- a CDS encoding AGC/Akt protein kinase: protein MLKGVKQLWPSSSGNNNNNNPSSTQSPSHSPSHSFSAFGGPPDQATPRASAHPQTDPFDAPQAVTSPAGLTKSAANLSLDPKRTSSPAGGQQPGLRTPVTHGFTSLPLATPGAGQPTTGVTVGDSVGASGGLGFGLHEPPKMRKAMANDGQGTTESTEAAMENSQTNLSHTSRTTGPKGTLRVKVISARGLAVSHSPGAEPQPYVVIQFEQNEYVSRPPHPVTSASSVPFTTSTPQPIGTPNNLTRSSSGLGVGAISRAFADAVGRGKKKEDGSGTMTPKAEEPAGGSWLGKPGPGDPVWKEEVSFDVTSSKPTLHLSVYDRNRDGEGFLGMLDIKPVLQDGYVLDNWYKLDTRGDETVTGEVWIQMTYTIIRKRISLKPSDFEFLKLIGRGTFGRVFQVRKKDTRRIYAMKVLSKKEIVAKKEVAHTIGERKILQCSLECPFLVGLKFSFQTDTELYFVTDYKCGGELFWHLQKEGRFSEDRARFYIAELVLALEHLHKYNIVYRDLKPENILLDATGHVALCDFGLSKPDLTDDKLTNTFCGTTEYLAPEVLLDEKGYGKHVDFWSLGVLLFEMCCGWSPFYAEQTQEMYRLICYGKIRFPKNVIGDDGKQFVKGLLNRNPQNRLGSHRGAVELKEHPFFKNIDWDLLYKKQITPPFKPIVDSDESVANFDPEFTNSSLLDAGIVPWEEVNANVDPGTASQPGKHSYLGPGAGISGSVPGGGGVAINKAQRPGLPGANGSPLTSSVQENFRGFTYTGESLMPQSMLADQSMDSDSDNENAVDDDEDDDEDEEEYEEDDDEENGIGSSRRECDVDMD from the exons ATGCTCAAGGGTGTCAAG CAACTCTGGCCGTCGTCCAGCGGTAACAATAATAACAACAACCCGTCTAGCACCCAGTCACCGAGCCATTCTCCCTCCCACTCCTTCTCTGCATTTGGCGGGCCCCCTGACCAAGCCACACCCCGCGCATCGGCTCATCCGCAAACCGACCCTTTCGATGCCCCACAAGCCGTTACCAGTCCTGCAGGCTTAACCAAGAGCGCCGCCAACCTTTCTCTCGATCCCAAGCGCACGTCCTCTCCAGCTGGAGGCCAACAGCCAGGCCTGCGTACGCCTGTCACCCACGGTTTCACGTCGTTGCCACTCGCTACTCCTGGAGCTGGCCAGCCAACCACGGGTGTAACCGTGGGCGATAGTGTCGGGGCTAGCGGAGGTCTCGGTTTTGGCTTGCACGAACCCCCAAAGATGCGAAAGGCAATGGCCAATGATGGACAAGGTACTACTGAATCTACCGAAGCCGCCATGGAGAACTCGCAGACAAATTTGTCACATACTTCTAGGACAACCGGTCCCAAAGGAACTCTCCGAGTCAAGGTCATCTCTGCCCGTGGTCTGGCCGTCTCTCATTCACCTGGAGCCGAACCGCAACCCTACGTCGTCATTCAGTTTGAACAGAATGAATACGtctctcgtcctccccatcccgtcacctctgcctcttctgTCCCATTCACTACTTCTACACCTCAGCCGATAGGTACACCCAATAACTTGACCAGGAGTTCGAGCGGGCTTGGTGTTGGTGCGATTTCGAGGGCGTTTGCGGATGCTGTGGGAAGGGgtaagaagaaagaagatggaagcgGTACGATGACACCAAAGGCGGAAGAGCCTGCTGGTGGTAGTTGGTTGGGTAAGCCTGGTCCCGGAGATCCTgtttggaaggaagaggtttcTTT CGATGTTACCTCGAGCAAGCCCACGTTGCATCTCTCTGTATATGATCGAAACCGGGATGGCGAGGGATTTTTGGGAATGCTCGACATCAAGCCGGTCCTGCAAGATGGCTATGTTCTTGATAATTGGTACAAATTGGACACCCGGGGTGACGAGACTGTCACTGGTGAGGTCTGGATTCAAATGACCTACACCATTATCAGG AAACGCATTTCTCTTAAACCTTCCGACTTTGAGTTCCTCAAACTTATTGGTCGAGGCACTTTCGGTCGAGTCTTCCAAGTTCGCAAGAAGGATACTCGTCGAATCTACGCCATGAAGGTTCTttccaagaaggaaattgtCGCGAAAAAGGAGGTCGCGCACACCATTGGCGAACGCAAGATCCTCCAATGTTCCTTGGAGTGTCCATTCCTTGTCGGATTAAAGTTTTCTTTCCAAACTGATACCGAGCTGTATTTTGTGACCGATTACAAGTGCGGTGGTGAACTGTTCTGGCATCTGCAAAAGGAAGGTCGTTTCAGCGAAGATCGGGCGAGGTTCTACATTGCCGAGTTGGTCCTGGCTTTGGAACATCTTCACAAGTACAACATTGTGTACCGAGACTTGAAGCCGGAGAACATTCTTTTGGACGCGACAGGCCATGTGGCGCTCTGTGACTTTGGATTGTCCAAGCCTGATTTGACGGATGACAAACTGACCAACACCTTCTGTGGTACTACCGA ATATCTTGCACCCGAGGTTTTGCTCGATGAGAAAGGTTACGGCAAGCACGTTGACTTCTGGTCACTCGGTGTATTGCTATTCGAGATGTGCTGTGGATGGAGTCCGTTTTACGCCGAGCAGACTCAAGAGATGTACCGATTGATCT GTTACGGCAAGATTAGGTTCCCCAAAAATGTCATTGGGGACGACGGAAAGCAATTCGTTAAAGGGTTGCTTAACCGAAACCCTCAGAACCGTCTTGGATCCCATCGCGGTGCTGTCGAGCTCAAGGAACATCCGTTCTTCAAGAACATTGACTGGGACTTGCTTTACAAGAAACAGATCACCCCTCCATTCAAACCTATCGTCGACTCTGACGAATCAGTCGCCAACTTTGACCCCGAGTTTACAAACTCTTCGTTGCTCGATGCGGGAATTGTGCCTTGGGAGGAAGTGAATGCCAATGTTGATCCTGGTACGGCGAGCCAACCTGGGAAGCATTCATACCTCGGTCCGGGAGCAGGTATTAGCGGAAGTGTGcctggtggtggtggtgttgCGATCAACAAGGCACAGAGGCCTGGGTTGCCTGGGGCAAATGGAAGTCCCTTGACGAGTAGTGTGCAAGAAAACTTCCGAGGATTCACTTATACCGGAGAGTCTCTcatg CCTCAATCGATGCTTGCGGACCAATCAATGGATAGCGACTCCGACAATGAGAATGCGGTggacgacgatgaggatgacgatgaagatgaggaagagtatgaagaggatgatgatgaggagaatggTATTGGATCATCACGAAGGGAGTGCGACGTCGATATGGACTGA
- a CDS encoding WD-repeat protein: protein MSRPAPAPFHTLRIHSSPLATLHFSTSPPNSILYAGDQDGWISVLDLRVRRVVAFWKGHEGGVLGIGEWEGGLISHGRDNVVHFYEPLKRPYIPIPTSTTPDPKLYKPSIRRSLPTNALNFCRFSLASIPAHTVINVDKGKGKQKEAVMAVPSLADSELVDIYHIPSFQRLHASINFSSKPPQVPSNVDLPGASRTGLVMSLHLFHAPINLSAGEEERNLGLAIAYEDGRLELFSAVLSSLDTPYDAKMTVHNSTTNGANQNPWKLRWNGKGHNEAIMASAVDSRGRRGWSVSADHRLVRYEFDQVWERKCEKDDVKVIKPYATKQIGNSSIAISADDKVVAVGGWDGKIRLFSAATSKPLGTLSSHRETVHALAFAHLPSSPSHSISSDDTETSTEAETATETTTEYPESTVDLGDDDDSDVDEEVDGIPPRERWLASGGKDGKVALWGLIDFNASG, encoded by the exons ATGTCCCGCCCTGCACCAGCCCCATTCCATACTCTCAGAATCCATTCATCGCCTCTCGCCACACTCCACTTTTCCACCTCCCCACCCAACTCGATCCTTTATGCAGGCGATCAAGATGGCTGGATCTCGGTGCTTGACTTGAGGGTGAGGCGGGTCGTAGCGTTCTGGAAGGGTCATGAAGGTGGTGTTCTTGGGATTGGCGAGTGGGAAGGAGGTCTAATAAG CCATGGAAGAGATAACGTCGTTCACTTTTATGAACCGCTTAAGAGACCGTACATCCCCATACCTACTTCAACGACGCCTGATCCAAAACTTTATAAGCCTTCTATAAGGCGGTCGCTACCTACCAACGCACTCAACTTCTGTCGATTCTCCCTGGCTTCCATACCTGCACATACAGTGATCAACGTGGATAAAGGTAAAGGCAAGCAAAAGGAGGCAGTGATGGCAGTCCCCAGTCTCGCAGACTCCGAGTTG GTCGACATATACCACATCCCAAGCTTCCAACGCCTTCACGCATCTATCAACTTTTCCTCAAAGCCGCCACAAGTGCCATCAAATGTCGATCTCCCAGGCGCATCACGTACAGGTCTCGTCATgtcccttcatctcttccacgCCCCTATCAATCTCAGTGctggtgaggaagagagaaattTAGGTCTTGCCATAGCATACGAGGACGGCCGCCTCGAGCTTTTCTCCGCCGTTCTATCTTCTCTAGATACGCCGTACGACGCCAAGATGACCGTGCACAATTCCACGACCAATGGAGCGAACCAGAACCCATGGAAGTTGAGATGGAATGGCAAGGGACATAATGAGGCGATCATGGCTTCTGCGGTGGATAGtcgagggagaagggggtGGAGTGTGAGTGCTGATCATCGGCTTGTTAGGTATGAGTTTGATCAG GTATGGGAAAGGAAATGCGAGAAAGATGATGTAAAAGTTATAAAGCCATACGCGACAAAGCAGATTGGAAACTCTTCCATCGCCATCTCAGCAGATGATAAGGTGGTAGCTGTCGGCggatgggatggaaa GATAAGGCTCTTTTCTGCGGCGACCTCCAAACCTTTAGGAACCCTCAGCTCTCATCGCGAGACTGTCCATGCTCTTGCCTTTGCTCAcctcccctcttccccatcgcactccatctcctctgaTGATACCGAAACGTCTACTGAAGCAGAGACGGCCACGgaaacaacaacagaaTACCCCGAGTCGACTGTGGACCTGggagacgatgatgatagtgaTGTAGATGAAGAGGTAGATGGTATACCCCCACGGGAGAGGTGGTTAGCCAGTggagggaaggatgggaaggttGCGTTGTGGGGGTTGATAGATTTTAATGCGTCCGGATGA